One segment of uncultured Tolumonas sp. DNA contains the following:
- a CDS encoding efflux RND transporter permease subunit, whose translation MRPDLGLAGRIARQFLHSPITPLFAIVGLLLAIAAVLVTPKEEEPQIEVTFADIYIPFPGASPQEVEQLVTLPAEQVLSEMKDIDTLYSFSQPGGAMLIVAFKVGKPRQQALVDLYNQLASNKDWLPAGLGVGEPLVKPRAIDDVPILNLTLWSKQADITAEQLTQIAHGLETELKRLPGTRQIQTVGRHDRVVQVTIDPAKLNAFGLSWPQISQMLNSANQQQNNLSLTQDNRQISLQVGEFLGSADDVGQLIISSQQGHPVYLADVATIRDGADVPTANVWMSQQGKIYPAVTLAIAKQPGVNAVDLSRAVSARVAQIHNILIPQGVEVSLTRDYGQTANEKANKLISKLIFATTAVVILVWLSMGWREAAVVGSAIVLTLAMTLFASWAWGFTLNRISLFALIFSIGILVDDAIVVVENIHRHQQAGGNWKEAIPQAVDEVGGPTILATLTVIAALLPMAFVSGMMGPYMSPIPINASTGMLISLGVAFIVTPWLALHLLKSHHNTASATEHKTTGLLRRILGSFLLGEHAKKARRKLALVVGLLVLGSLALPVVELVVLKMLPFDNKSEFQVMVDLPEGTPLEQTQVLLQQLAHEAEQIPEVTSVQIYAGTSAPINFNGLVRHYFMRQSPELGDLQVNLQGKHERDRSSHQIARDARERLAPLAQKAGATLKVVEIPPGPPVWSPILAEVYGPTQAMREQTALLIQDIFKNTADIVDIDVDVPAQQQHWQITIDRARAARLGISEMAIRQTLAGALNGEDVSYLHAPDQKYAKPIRLRLEDGEKVDLLGVLSLMLPAATGKTIALSELIQVNKTSKTHSIMHKNMQPMVMVTADMAGKLDSPLYGMAEIASTLRDQHPAWKQSLIGQPDGLSGVAIKWDGEWKITYETFRDMGIAYSVGILLIYFLVVAQFNSYSVPLIIMAPIPLTLVGVMPGHAIMGAPFTATSMIGMIALAGIIVRNSILLVDFVNQQRAAGVELAEAVINSGVVRAKPIILTALAAMIGATFILDDPIFSGLAISLLFGLFASTVLTLVVIPVLYFLYLARKEESKTVN comes from the coding sequence ATGCGCCCTGATCTCGGCCTTGCGGGGCGGATCGCCCGTCAGTTCCTGCATTCCCCCATCACACCGTTGTTCGCTATCGTCGGACTGCTGTTAGCCATTGCCGCCGTGCTGGTGACGCCGAAAGAGGAAGAACCACAGATCGAGGTAACATTCGCCGATATCTATATTCCTTTTCCCGGCGCCAGCCCGCAGGAAGTGGAACAGCTGGTAACGCTGCCTGCCGAGCAGGTGTTATCGGAAATGAAGGATATCGATACCCTCTATTCGTTCTCGCAACCCGGTGGCGCCATGTTGATCGTAGCGTTTAAGGTGGGCAAACCGCGCCAGCAAGCGTTAGTCGATCTGTATAACCAACTGGCCTCGAACAAAGATTGGCTACCGGCTGGTTTAGGTGTCGGCGAACCATTAGTTAAACCGCGTGCCATTGATGATGTGCCGATCTTGAATTTAACCTTATGGAGTAAACAAGCCGACATTACCGCAGAACAACTCACACAGATAGCGCACGGCCTGGAAACCGAGCTGAAGCGGCTGCCCGGTACACGCCAGATCCAGACCGTTGGGCGGCATGATCGGGTCGTGCAGGTGACGATTGATCCGGCCAAACTCAATGCGTTTGGTTTAAGTTGGCCGCAAATTTCACAGATGTTAAACAGTGCCAATCAGCAGCAAAACAATCTGTCTCTGACGCAAGATAACCGACAAATAAGCTTACAAGTGGGTGAATTTCTTGGTTCCGCTGACGACGTGGGTCAACTGATTATCAGTAGTCAGCAAGGGCATCCGGTGTATCTGGCTGATGTGGCAACCATCCGCGACGGCGCCGATGTACCAACCGCCAATGTCTGGATGAGCCAGCAAGGCAAAATCTATCCCGCTGTCACGCTGGCGATCGCCAAGCAACCCGGTGTCAATGCCGTCGATTTAAGCCGTGCAGTCAGTGCGCGAGTGGCACAAATTCACAATATTTTGATCCCGCAGGGGGTTGAAGTCAGCTTGACGCGTGACTACGGGCAAACGGCGAATGAGAAAGCCAACAAGCTCATCAGTAAACTGATTTTTGCCACGACCGCAGTGGTGATTTTAGTGTGGCTGAGTATGGGCTGGCGCGAAGCCGCTGTCGTCGGTAGTGCGATTGTGCTGACGCTGGCGATGACATTGTTTGCCTCATGGGCGTGGGGTTTTACCTTAAACCGTATCTCGCTGTTTGCGCTAATTTTTTCCATTGGCATTCTGGTCGATGATGCCATTGTGGTGGTAGAAAATATCCATCGCCATCAGCAAGCTGGCGGTAATTGGAAAGAAGCCATTCCACAGGCAGTAGATGAAGTCGGCGGCCCGACCATTCTGGCAACACTCACGGTGATTGCTGCTCTGCTACCGATGGCGTTTGTCAGTGGCATGATGGGGCCATACATGAGCCCGATCCCGATCAATGCCAGCACCGGCATGCTGATTTCACTGGGTGTCGCCTTTATCGTCACGCCTTGGTTAGCACTGCATCTGCTGAAATCACATCACAACACAGCTAGCGCAACGGAACACAAAACCACCGGGTTGCTGCGCCGCATTCTGGGTTCATTCTTACTCGGTGAGCATGCAAAAAAAGCACGCCGCAAACTGGCACTGGTGGTCGGTTTATTGGTGTTGGGGTCGTTAGCGTTGCCCGTCGTTGAGTTGGTGGTGCTAAAAATGCTGCCATTCGACAATAAATCAGAGTTTCAGGTGATGGTCGATCTGCCGGAAGGTACGCCACTGGAACAAACGCAGGTGTTATTACAACAACTGGCGCATGAAGCGGAGCAGATCCCGGAAGTAACCTCAGTGCAGATCTATGCCGGGACATCGGCCCCGATCAATTTTAATGGCTTGGTGCGGCATTATTTTATGCGCCAATCGCCCGAGTTGGGCGATCTACAAGTCAATCTGCAAGGCAAACATGAACGCGATCGTTCCAGCCATCAGATCGCCCGCGACGCACGGGAACGGCTCGCACCTTTAGCGCAAAAAGCCGGTGCCACACTGAAAGTCGTTGAGATCCCACCCGGCCCGCCGGTGTGGTCGCCGATCCTGGCGGAAGTGTATGGCCCGACCCAAGCCATGCGTGAACAGACCGCCTTACTGATCCAGGATATTTTTAAAAACACCGCCGATATCGTGGATATTGATGTTGATGTTCCCGCGCAACAGCAGCATTGGCAGATCACGATTGATCGCGCCCGTGCAGCCCGTCTTGGTATTTCAGAGATGGCAATTAGACAGACACTGGCTGGCGCCTTGAACGGTGAGGATGTCAGTTATCTGCATGCGCCCGATCAGAAATATGCCAAACCGATCCGCCTGCGTTTGGAGGATGGCGAAAAAGTCGATCTGCTCGGCGTGTTAAGCCTGATGCTGCCCGCTGCCACCGGTAAAACCATTGCCTTGAGTGAACTGATACAGGTAAATAAAACCAGCAAAACGCACAGCATCATGCACAAAAATATGCAACCGATGGTAATGGTGACCGCTGATATGGCGGGTAAACTCGACAGCCCACTTTACGGTATGGCGGAAATTGCCAGTACATTGCGCGATCAACATCCGGCATGGAAACAGTCGTTAATTGGGCAACCGGACGGGCTTTCCGGTGTCGCTATCAAGTGGGATGGTGAGTGGAAAATCACCTATGAAACTTTCCGCGACATGGGCATCGCTTATTCGGTCGGGATATTGTTGATCTACTTTCTAGTGGTCGCACAGTTTAACTCCTACAGCGTGCCGCTCATCATCATGGCACCTATTCCACTGACCTTAGTCGGCGTTATGCCGGGGCATGCCATCATGGGGGCTCCATTCACTGCCACGTCGATGATAGGCATGATTGCGCTGGCGGGCATTATCGTACGCAATTCCATCCTGTTGGTTGATTTCGTCAATCAACAACGCGCGGCGGGCGTGGAACTGGCGGAAGCGGTGATCAATAGTGGCGTGGTGCGGGCAAAGCCCATCATTCTGACGGCATTAGCTGCGATGATTGGTGCCACCTTTATTTTGGATGATCCGATTTTTAGCGGTCTGGCCATCAGCCTGTTGTTTGGTTTGTTTGCCTCGACCGTGCTGACGCTGGTCGTGATCCCAGTGCTGTATTTTCTTTATTTGGCACGAAAAGAAGAATCAAAGACAGTAAATTAG
- a CDS encoding efflux RND transporter periplasmic adaptor subunit produces MRCLSILLIFASVIVHAEAVVSDTLPVTLSAVPEWFVMDARVEPIDQGTVSAQTSGRVSAISVDVNDVVPSGHLLVEITNTSQTAGQDQAKAAVKAAEVRYNDAERQRLRLVDLVQKGSVSRREYDSAATEAQAAASVLKQARAELVQAGENLGFTRIVAPYAGVVSARHVSLGETVNPGQPLLSGYAFENMRVVASLPARYVTQLKETTPLQITFPDGQVITLPQHQLYQFSDPASHSFTLRANLPKQTTPIWRNGSWVKLAMPLDNKPKLLIPENAVLRQNELSAVYLAEKSGFVLRQVRLGRHYEGQIEILAGLNAGDVIAKDAYAVIAQQGGQYAP; encoded by the coding sequence ATGCGATGTCTTTCGATCCTGCTTATTTTTGCTTCTGTTATTGTTCATGCTGAAGCGGTGGTATCTGATACCTTGCCTGTAACGTTATCAGCAGTACCTGAATGGTTTGTAATGGATGCCAGAGTCGAGCCAATTGATCAGGGAACAGTTTCAGCGCAGACCAGTGGTAGAGTGAGCGCCATTAGCGTTGATGTGAATGATGTGGTGCCCAGTGGTCATCTGTTAGTTGAAATCACCAACACCTCACAAACCGCAGGGCAAGACCAAGCCAAAGCGGCGGTGAAAGCGGCGGAAGTGCGTTATAACGATGCTGAACGGCAACGGTTACGACTGGTTGATTTAGTCCAAAAAGGCTCGGTTTCACGCCGTGAATATGACAGTGCGGCCACGGAAGCGCAAGCTGCTGCCAGTGTGCTCAAGCAAGCGCGAGCGGAACTGGTACAAGCCGGTGAGAACTTAGGTTTTACCCGTATCGTTGCTCCGTATGCAGGCGTGGTGTCTGCCCGTCATGTGTCATTAGGAGAAACCGTCAATCCCGGCCAACCATTACTCAGTGGTTATGCTTTCGAAAACATGCGCGTGGTGGCTTCGCTGCCTGCTCGTTACGTTACCCAGTTGAAAGAGACGACACCGTTACAGATCACCTTTCCTGATGGTCAGGTCATTACACTGCCACAGCATCAGCTGTATCAGTTCTCTGATCCGGCCAGCCACAGCTTTACTTTACGGGCGAATTTGCCGAAACAAACCACACCGATCTGGCGCAATGGCAGCTGGGTGAAATTAGCCATGCCATTAGACAACAAGCCGAAGCTGCTGATCCCGGAAAATGCGGTGTTACGGCAAAACGAGTTATCAGCGGTGTATCTGGCGGAAAAAAGCGGCTTTGTATTACGGCAAGTGCGGTTAGGCCGCCACTATGAAGGACAAATCGAGATCCTTGCTGGGTTGAACGCCGGTGACGTGATTGCCAAAGATGCCTATGCCGTTATCGCTCAACAGGGAGGCCAATATGCGCCCTGA
- a CDS encoding DUF2892 domain-containing protein, producing the protein MTVDKAVRALAGTMVLLSVALTYWVSPWFVLLTLFVGANLLQSAFTGFCPAESVFRKMGLK; encoded by the coding sequence ATGACTGTAGATAAAGCGGTTCGAGCCCTAGCCGGCACCATGGTATTACTCTCCGTTGCATTAACTTATTGGGTCAGCCCATGGTTCGTGCTGTTGACTCTTTTTGTCGGCGCCAATTTGTTACAAAGCGCTTTTACAGGGTTCTGCCCAGCTGAAAGCGTTTTTAGAAAAATGGGACTAAAGTGA
- a CDS encoding FAD/NAD(P)-binding oxidoreductase has product MATIIVVGAGLGGMSAAYELKAELGQQHEVILINNKPDFEFTPSNPWIAVEWRQRKETSIPIEPYVSKKSIRFIASGLESLNAAQQQLELMNGQKLNYDYLVLCTGPELAFDEITGAGPDAGGTSSVCTLTHAEHCRDNVNKLINEPGHVIVGAMPGASCFGPAYEYAFILDKHLRDKKVRKSVPMTFVTSEPYIGHLGLNGVGDSKGMLESELRQRDISWICNAKTVGIIDGKMEIDELDEDGNVKRHHSLPYKHAMMLPAFRGIVPLRSIEGLVNPRGFVLVDEHQRNPKYPQIYAAGVCIAIPPLSKTPVPTGVPKTGYMIESMVRAITHNIKAELMGQQPTCKATWNAICLADMGDTGAAFVAMPQIPPRNVAWFKKGKWVHLAKIGFEKYFLHKMQIGDTEPMYERFMLKYLGIDKLE; this is encoded by the coding sequence ATGGCAACAATAATTGTAGTTGGTGCTGGCTTAGGTGGGATGTCAGCAGCTTATGAGCTTAAAGCGGAATTAGGTCAACAGCACGAAGTTATCCTGATCAATAATAAACCCGATTTTGAGTTTACCCCATCTAACCCATGGATTGCTGTCGAATGGCGACAACGCAAAGAAACATCAATTCCTATAGAGCCCTATGTCAGCAAAAAATCTATCCGGTTTATCGCTTCCGGCTTAGAAAGCCTTAATGCCGCACAACAACAGCTCGAACTGATGAATGGTCAAAAACTGAATTATGACTATTTAGTTTTGTGCACCGGTCCTGAATTGGCTTTTGATGAAATAACAGGAGCTGGTCCCGACGCAGGCGGAACAAGTAGTGTTTGTACATTAACGCACGCAGAACATTGCCGGGATAACGTAAATAAACTTATTAACGAACCTGGTCATGTGATCGTCGGTGCGATGCCGGGGGCATCCTGTTTTGGACCTGCCTATGAATACGCATTTATTTTGGATAAACATCTGAGAGATAAAAAAGTCAGAAAATCAGTACCTATGACTTTCGTTACCAGCGAACCTTACATTGGACACCTTGGTTTGAATGGGGTTGGCGATTCGAAAGGTATGTTGGAAAGTGAACTACGGCAACGTGATATCAGCTGGATTTGTAACGCGAAAACCGTCGGAATCATTGATGGCAAAATGGAAATCGATGAGTTGGATGAAGATGGTAATGTTAAGCGACACCACAGTTTGCCCTATAAACACGCCATGATGTTACCAGCGTTCCGTGGGATTGTGCCCTTACGATCTATAGAAGGTTTAGTGAATCCTCGCGGATTTGTATTAGTGGATGAACATCAACGTAATCCTAAATATCCACAAATTTATGCTGCTGGTGTTTGCATCGCAATTCCACCGCTAAGTAAAACCCCCGTCCCTACTGGTGTACCCAAAACGGGCTATATGATTGAGTCAATGGTAAGAGCCATTACGCATAATATTAAAGCAGAACTAATGGGACAGCAGCCTACGTGTAAGGCGACTTGGAATGCTATCTGTTTAGCCGATATGGGTGATACAGGTGCCGCTTTTGTCGCCATGCCTCAAATTCCCCCCAGAAATGTGGCTTGGTTTAAGAAAGGGAAATGGGTTCATCTGGCAAAAATCGGATTTGAAAAGTATTTCCTACATAAAATGCAAATTGGAGATACCGAACCGATGTATGAACGATTCATGCTGAAATATCTTGGTATTGATAAATTGGAATAA
- a CDS encoding serine hydrolase: MKLTYLVLLTTLLSISVPSFAITISSAQIPAPTPLAKPDPRPDPKPDPVPTAIPSPPQITAKAYLLMDYNSGQLLFGESPEERLPPASLTKMMTSYVIGQELKSGRIKPTDMVTISKNAWAKNYGDSSKMFIEVGKQVSVENLNKGIIIDSGNDACIAMAEHIAGSEDSFASLMNQWAAKLGMKNTHFVNAHGLYNEDHYSTAHDMAILARALIHDLPNEYAIYSQKDFTFNGIAQHNRNRLLWDKTLVVDGIKTGHVSQAGYNLVASATGPENMRLISVVIGANSEQQRAEESKKLLTYGFRFYQNIQPYKQGAELTKQRIWMGDKMEISLGTAQDINLLVPRNAASKLKADFQLNRELHAPIKQGETVGTIFLRIDGKDIAQHPLVALNTVNEGGIFSRLWDYLALLIQRIFN; the protein is encoded by the coding sequence TTGAAATTAACATACCTTGTTCTGCTAACCACTTTACTCAGTATTAGTGTTCCGAGCTTTGCCATAACTATTTCATCCGCACAAATTCCAGCCCCGACTCCATTAGCAAAACCAGATCCAAGGCCTGATCCAAAACCTGACCCCGTTCCAACAGCAATACCCAGCCCGCCACAAATTACCGCAAAAGCTTATTTACTCATGGATTACAACAGTGGTCAGTTACTGTTTGGTGAAAGCCCTGAAGAACGCTTGCCTCCCGCCAGTTTAACCAAAATGATGACCTCCTATGTGATTGGTCAAGAACTGAAGTCAGGGCGAATAAAACCAACTGATATGGTGACTATTAGTAAAAATGCTTGGGCAAAAAACTATGGTGACTCTTCAAAGATGTTCATTGAAGTAGGAAAACAAGTCAGCGTAGAAAACCTTAACAAAGGTATCATCATTGATTCCGGCAACGATGCTTGTATTGCTATGGCAGAACATATCGCAGGATCTGAAGACTCATTTGCTAGTTTGATGAACCAATGGGCAGCAAAATTAGGCATGAAAAACACTCATTTTGTGAATGCACATGGCCTGTACAATGAGGATCACTACTCTACAGCACATGATATGGCTATATTAGCCCGAGCATTGATCCACGATTTGCCAAATGAATATGCAATCTATTCACAAAAAGATTTCACTTTCAACGGGATTGCACAACATAACCGTAATCGACTGTTGTGGGATAAAACGCTGGTAGTTGATGGCATCAAAACCGGTCATGTTAGTCAAGCTGGCTATAATTTAGTGGCATCAGCCACTGGGCCAGAAAATATGCGGCTCATCTCCGTTGTTATCGGTGCCAATAGTGAACAACAACGAGCTGAAGAAAGTAAGAAATTACTCACTTACGGTTTCCGTTTTTATCAAAATATCCAGCCATACAAGCAAGGTGCAGAACTCACCAAACAACGGATCTGGATGGGAGATAAAATGGAAATCAGCCTAGGTACAGCTCAAGATATTAATCTATTAGTACCAAGGAATGCAGCAAGTAAATTAAAAGCCGACTTCCAGCTCAATAGAGAATTGCATGCACCAATTAAACAAGGTGAGACAGTTGGGACCATATTTTTACGCATCGATGGTAAAGATATTGCACAGCATCCTCTTGTAGCACTAAATACAGTAAATGAAGGTGGCATTTTTAGCCGTTTATGGGATTATCTAGCACTGTTAATACAACGAATTTTTAATTAA
- a CDS encoding sulfite exporter TauE/SafE family protein has protein sequence MMLIGLLIIGLSAGLLSGVFGIGGGILIVPALMYLLGFSQKLATGTSLAILLPPVGIAAVWEYYRHGNVDLRAALIIALMVLVGSWLGARIATQLDAKILKTLFGVFLVLLGGYVIFDAFKH, from the coding sequence ATGATGTTGATTGGGTTACTCATTATAGGCCTTTCCGCGGGTTTGCTCTCTGGTGTTTTTGGAATTGGCGGCGGTATATTAATTGTGCCAGCGTTAATGTATCTACTCGGTTTCTCTCAGAAGTTGGCGACTGGAACTAGTCTTGCCATTCTTCTTCCCCCTGTAGGAATTGCTGCTGTATGGGAATATTACAGGCATGGAAATGTTGATTTACGAGCTGCACTTATTATTGCATTGATGGTATTAGTTGGTAGTTGGCTTGGCGCCCGGATAGCAACGCAGCTCGACGCAAAAATATTAAAAACTCTATTTGGTGTCTTTTTAGTTCTGTTAGGTGGCTATGTAATATTTGATGCTTTTAAACATTAG
- the pstB gene encoding phosphate ABC transporter ATP-binding protein PstB, protein MRYQNNLLNLEPKADVNQLDPCFSVRNLNFYYGNFRALKDVSMDIPQQCVTAFIGPSGCGKSTLLRIFNRMYELYPEQRADGEIQINGQNILHAKEDVSLIRARIGMVFQKPTPFPMSIYENIAFGIRLYEKLPRYQMDDRVEWALKKTALWDEVKDKLHQSGMSLSGGQQQRLCIARAIAIKPEVLLLDEPTSALDPISTAKIEELVIELKQDYTVVIVTHNMQQAARVSDFTAFMYLGELIEFDNTDQIFLKPSRKETEDYITGRFG, encoded by the coding sequence ATGAGATATCAGAACAATCTACTCAATCTGGAGCCCAAAGCGGATGTCAATCAACTTGACCCGTGTTTTTCCGTAAGAAATTTGAATTTCTATTATGGTAATTTTAGGGCACTTAAAGATGTCAGTATGGATATCCCGCAACAATGCGTAACAGCATTTATTGGACCGTCTGGGTGCGGAAAGTCGACTTTACTGCGTATTTTTAATCGTATGTATGAGCTGTATCCCGAGCAACGAGCAGACGGAGAAATCCAAATTAATGGACAAAATATTCTTCATGCAAAAGAAGATGTGTCACTGATCCGAGCCAGAATTGGCATGGTGTTTCAAAAGCCAACACCTTTCCCGATGTCAATTTATGAAAATATTGCATTTGGTATTCGTTTGTATGAAAAACTCCCACGCTATCAGATGGATGATCGTGTTGAGTGGGCTTTGAAAAAAACCGCACTCTGGGATGAAGTAAAAGACAAATTACATCAAAGTGGAATGAGTTTATCTGGTGGTCAACAACAACGGTTATGTATTGCCAGAGCTATAGCAATCAAGCCGGAAGTGCTGTTGTTGGATGAACCAACCTCAGCATTAGATCCGATTTCAACAGCAAAAATTGAAGAGCTAGTGATCGAATTAAAACAAGATTATACAGTTGTTATCGTGACACATAATATGCAACAAGCAGCCCGAGTGTCTGATTTTACTGCATTTATGTATCTTGGTGAGTTAATCGAATTTGATAATACAGACCAAATCTTCTTGAAGCCTAGCCGGAAGGAAACTGAAGATTACATAACAGGTCGATTTGGATAA
- the pstA gene encoding phosphate ABC transporter permease PstA produces MILRSSTIAAAKNRRFQRRKLTNLIALTCSMMAMTFGMVWLIWILVSVVQMGFKGLTLTTLTQMTPSPDSDGGLLNAIYGSVLMTVVGTAIGTPIGLMTGVYLSEYGGRSLFSKTTRFINDILLSAPSIVIGLFVYALIVAQTKTFSGWAGAIALALMVVPVVVRTTEDMLRLVPNTLREAAYALGTPKWKVISHVVLKSARSGVLTGIMLAVARITGETAPLLFTALNNQFWVTGLSQPTASLPVTIYKFAMSPYSNWQQLAWAGVLIITFGVLVINLTARMLFGKKD; encoded by the coding sequence ATGATTCTTCGTTCTTCAACGATCGCTGCTGCTAAAAATCGACGTTTTCAGCGTCGTAAACTGACTAATCTTATCGCCTTGACCTGTTCGATGATGGCCATGACATTTGGCATGGTTTGGCTTATTTGGATATTGGTGTCAGTTGTGCAAATGGGATTCAAAGGCCTGACATTAACGACGTTAACCCAAATGACGCCATCGCCAGATTCTGATGGTGGGTTACTTAATGCAATTTATGGCTCAGTGTTAATGACTGTTGTGGGAACCGCAATTGGAACACCAATTGGGTTGATGACAGGTGTATATCTCTCTGAATATGGTGGTCGTTCATTGTTTTCAAAAACGACTCGGTTCATCAATGACATTCTTTTATCCGCACCGTCTATTGTTATCGGATTATTTGTTTATGCACTAATAGTTGCCCAAACAAAGACATTTTCCGGTTGGGCTGGTGCAATAGCACTTGCTTTAATGGTGGTGCCTGTCGTTGTAAGAACCACAGAAGATATGTTGCGTTTGGTTCCAAATACACTACGTGAAGCAGCGTATGCATTAGGTACGCCCAAATGGAAAGTCATCTCCCATGTTGTATTAAAATCGGCAAGATCAGGTGTTCTAACTGGGATCATGTTGGCAGTTGCCCGCATTACAGGTGAGACGGCGCCGTTGTTATTCACTGCATTAAACAACCAATTTTGGGTAACGGGATTATCACAACCCACAGCGAGTTTACCCGTCACAATTTATAAATTTGCTATGAGCCCATACAGCAATTGGCAGCAATTGGCTTGGGCTGGTGTATTGATTATTACTTTCGGTGTCTTGGTTATCAACCTTACTGCCCGAATGTTATTTGGTAAAAAGGATTGA
- the pstC gene encoding phosphate ABC transporter permease subunit PstC has translation MDFSYTSTTDVEKQILNTKSVFRRYKINNLGDFIFGALALSAACITLAALAGIIFSLFIGAWPAIHQFGLKFFLDTNWDPVNEQFGGFTMIYGTLITSLIALLIAVPVSFGIAVFLTELSPRWLRRPLTTAIELLAAIPSIVYGMWGLLVFSPLLSTYVQQPLQLWLGNIPGIGALFQGPPVGIGIFAAGIILAIMIIPFIASVMRDVFEVTPPMLKESAYGIGCTTWEVMWHVVLPYTKVGAIGGIMLGLGRAMGETMAVTFLVGNTSSFTGASLFEPGNTITSVLANEFAEASTVHQSALFYLGLVLFFITFVVLALSKALIFKLTKREGGRT, from the coding sequence ATGGATTTTAGCTATACCTCTACAACTGACGTTGAAAAGCAAATACTGAACACCAAATCTGTTTTTCGTCGTTATAAGATAAATAATCTCGGGGATTTTATCTTCGGTGCATTAGCGTTAAGTGCGGCTTGTATCACTCTGGCAGCCTTGGCGGGGATCATCTTTTCTCTTTTCATTGGCGCCTGGCCTGCTATTCATCAGTTTGGATTGAAATTTTTTCTGGATACCAACTGGGATCCGGTTAATGAGCAATTTGGTGGATTCACCATGATTTATGGGACGTTAATAACGTCCTTGATCGCACTATTGATTGCTGTACCGGTCAGTTTTGGTATTGCTGTGTTTTTGACAGAATTATCACCTCGCTGGTTACGGCGTCCTCTGACCACCGCAATTGAATTACTCGCTGCTATTCCTTCTATTGTTTATGGCATGTGGGGATTACTTGTTTTTTCGCCTTTGTTGTCTACATACGTGCAGCAACCATTACAACTCTGGCTCGGCAATATTCCTGGCATCGGTGCATTATTTCAAGGACCACCTGTCGGTATCGGTATTTTTGCTGCCGGTATTATTCTGGCAATAATGATTATTCCCTTTATCGCATCAGTGATGCGAGATGTTTTTGAAGTCACACCACCCATGCTGAAAGAGTCGGCATACGGCATCGGCTGCACCACATGGGAGGTCATGTGGCACGTTGTATTACCTTATACCAAAGTGGGCGCTATTGGCGGCATCATGCTTGGTTTGGGGCGAGCAATGGGGGAGACGATGGCAGTTACTTTTCTCGTAGGTAATACCAGTTCATTTACTGGCGCATCATTATTCGAACCAGGTAATACCATCACATCCGTATTAGCCAATGAATTTGCTGAAGCGTCAACGGTACACCAATCAGCACTATTCTATTTAGGTTTAGTACTGTTTTTTATTACGTTTGTTGTGCTTGCGTTGTCAAAAGCGCTGATCTTTAAACTAACAAAACGCGAAGGGGGACGGACATAA